GGTTAATTCGGTTACCTAAGAAGTCGAGCTGGCCTAGGTGTTCAAATACTTCACCACTTTCCAACACAATCTCAACTTCAACACGCGCAGAGTCGCTGCTGCCATCACCTTCAATACGATCCATGCCTAGCTCAATACGCTCACGTTCACTAATACTAAATGAAGCATGGATTGGGTCTAAACTAACCAAGGTAGTCAGTACACCCGAAGACGGTGAAACCAGATCACCTTTACTCACTTTAGTGTCACTGATTCTTCCAGAAAAAGGCGCAACGATTTTGGTATGCGAAAGCTGAACGTTAGCTGCATTTAACTGAGCGTGGCTCGCTTCAAGTTGCGCTTGAGAACCTAATAAAGAAGCGGTCAATGCATCAAATTCAGATTGAGAAATACTGCCTTTCGGAAGTAGGTTTTTACCTCGGTTGAAATCAAGCTCGGCTTTTTTAAGGTTGGCATTCGCTTGAGCAACAGACGCTTTTGCACTTGCTACTTCAGCTTCAAATGAAGAAGGTTCGATTGAGTAAAGCAATTGACCTTTTTCGACCATTTGGCCTTCTTTGAAATGACGGCTTTGTAAATAACCAGAAACCTGCGCTATGATCGCCGTGTCTTCAACGGCTTCAATACGACCGATATACGACTTACTTTGCTGGTGAGAAATAACACTAACATCCTGTACAGCTACGAGAGGTAAAGGCGCCTGGTTGGTATTTTGGGCGTCTTGCCCGCACCCAGCAAGAAAAAGAGAGCTTGCAAGAGCCGTAAGGATTAACTTTTTACGCATGGTTATACCGTCACTTATGAGAAATTGAACAGCATAAAAGTTACGTAACACAAATGCCTAAAATGTCCGAGGAATATCAATTATTACTTGAAATGTGTTTCAACGTGTAACACGAAACCTGATGCTTATAAAACACTTACAAACAAGTAACAATTTTACCCCAAATCACCCTTCCCACTTTTATCAACTAGGTATATTGACTAACATCATGTATCTTCGTACATAAGCATTCATATTTAATTACTTAAGGTAATTCACATGATTTCAAAATGGGCTAAACGTTTCTATCAAATGGCCGAGTTGGTTGGTTCTTGGAGTAAGGACCCATCAACACAAGTTGGTGCGGTAATTACTAAACATAACCGCATTGTCTCGGTGGGCTTTAATGGCTATCCTCATGGCGTATCTGACAGTGCTGATACTGATGATCGTGAAATGAAGTACCTCAAAACTCTGCATGCCGAAGAGAACGCAATTCTATTCGCCAAGCGTGATTTAGATAGCTGCGAAATTTGGGTGACTCACTTCCCTTGTCCTAACTGTGCTGCAAAGATCATCCAAACGGGTATCTCTGCCGTTCATTGCCCAGAACAAAGTGAGGACTTCCTTTCTCGTTGGGGAGACAAGATCAAAGTAAGCCAAGATATGTTTGAGCAAGCTGGTGTAACCGTCGATTGGTTACCACTCGCTGATTTAGACTAACTTCAGTAGGTGATCTGAAGTCGCGATCTCTACAAGCAAACTGCCCTGATAAGTACGTTGCCGCTAGCGTAGAGCTAGATTCCAAGTACAAAAAAGCCGAGAGTCGATATGATCGCTCTCGGCTTTTTATTTATTTCAGTAAAACTAACCTAACTAGGACATGCTTATACGCGCAACCTAGTTCAAACAGGAAAACTAGATTAAGCGCTAGCTGGAAATTCCAACGCGTACGCTTCCATAAAATCTTTGCGAATATCTTGCTCTAAGTGAACGGCTTTTTCCGTTGGGCAGAAAATCATAAAATGCACTTCTTGCTCGCCCGTTGAGCTGCTTGTGATATGAATATGAGGTTCAGAGCCTGGAAGGTCAACGCCAGCGTGCTTCTCGATCACACCATTATAACGACGGGCAACATCGATAAACTCTTCACAATGCTCTTCAATTTTCACGATAAGATCCGGCACCATTGGGTATAGATTTACAAAGTCTTTTACCGTCACAAAAAAGTTGTGATAGACATAGCGCTTCATGAAGTTGAGGTTCTTTACCGGATAAGTGAAGAACATGCTATTAGGTAGCGTGGCTGTCTTGCCAGTGAAGTGGTATTGCCCGTGATACAAATCGATTTCTTGAATCACAGTCGCCATCAAATTGTGCTCAATCACCTCACCACTGATTTTACCTACCTCAATCCAATCACCAATTCGGAACGAACGTGAACTCGCTCGCTGAATAGAGCCAGTGAAACACAAAATGATCTCTTTCGAAGCCACGACTATCGCAACGGCAATGGCAGTTACAGACAGTGCAAACTCGCTTATTTCAGGTTTCCACAAAACAAACATAGTGAACACAATCACAGCAAAAGTGCCGTTCTTTGTTCGTGACATCCAATTACGCTGGTCTTCACTAAGGAAAGCAACATCACCGCGAATTCGAGACAAGGTGATTCGACGGATGATTAAAATAATGCAAATGATCAGTGCACTAAAAATAAATTTATGAGCGAGTAGGAAATCTATTACTTGCCACATCTTTTCCATTACTTATTCCTTTAGCATTAAAACATTGAGCTCTATAACAATGAGCTTTATAGCGACTAACTCAACCATATTTAGGTCGATACAACACATTATAAAAAAGCGCTCAGAAATGGAGCGCTTTTTCGTGCCTAAATTAGCTTAGCTTAGCTTAGCTTAGCTTAGCTTAGCTTAGGTAAGGCTATCATTTTATCTTGGCAGAAGTAATAAATTGGCCAAAAGTTTCACACCAAATCACAACCGTATTAAATCGATTAAGATCAGTACTTTCCGGAAGGTTAACCATAAATCGGTCGAATGTTTTCACATCTCCCACTCTCAGTAACTCGATTTTACTTTCATTAAAGGCTTGCTCGGTTTCAATAAACTTAGGAGAAAGGTAAACCTTATAATCCGGCCCCGGTGCCAGTTCACCTTCAAAAGCGATCGCACTTTCAGACACAGAAACGATGCCTTCTCCCCAATGTAAGAAGTCACTGTCTTGACGGTCTTTGCTGAACTCACCTGTGTAGATAGCCTGTTGGCTGATCGCTTCAACCGAACTTGAAGACGGAGAATCAGGCTCAATCAAGATAGGTAGCGCATAAACACCAAGCCCAAAACCAACAGCACCCACGGCTAAGTGGGTACAAAGTAAAACTAACTTTTTCATCGCGTACTCCCTTATGCTTAAAGAGAGTATTATTGAATACCCTCAAAAATACAAAGAGATATCGCGTTTCAAACGGCTATTTTTGGTAATGTGTTGCCGTGCGTTGAGACAATTCGACAATCACTTTTACCGCTTGCTCCATACCTTGAATGGTAATAAATTCATGAATACCATGAAAGTTATAGCCACCAGTAAAGATGTTCGGACATGGTAGACCCATGAAAGATAAGCGAGCACCGTCTGTACCACCTCGGATAGGTTTGATCATTGGCTCAACATCGCATTCAATCATCGCTTGCTTTGCTAGCTCGATAATATGTTGATGTGGTTCAACCATCTCTTTCATATTGAAGTAGCTATCAGTTAGCACCAACTCAACACTGCCTTTCTCAAGACGCTCGTTCAGTTCATCCACTTTCTGTTGCATGAATGTCTTACGCGCTTCTACACCCTCACGTTCAAAATCACGGATGATATAACCCAGCTCAGAGCGAGCCACACCCATTTCAGCCGATTTCAAATGGTAGAAGCCTTCATAACCTTCAGTGCACTCTGGTGTATCTTGCGCTGGCATCATCAATTGGAATTGCGCAGCGATGTTCATTGAGTTCACCATTTTACCTTTTGCGGTACCCGGGTGAACGTTCACGCCATGACATATAACGTCAGCGCTCGTGGCATTGAAGTTCTCAAATTCCAATTCCCCTACTGGCCCACCATCGATGGTGTACGCCCACTCGGCGCCAAACTTTTCAACATCAAACAGGTTTGCACCACGGCCAATTTCTTCGTCTGGCGTGAAACCAATACAAATATCGCCATGTTTGATGTCTGGATTCGCTTTAAGATGGGCAATCGCACTGATGATTTCAGCGATACCCGCCTTGTTATCAGCGCCAAGTAGAGTTGTACCGTCTGTAGTGATAAGGTCATGACCGTGTAGGCCATCAAGGTCCGAGTATTGGCTTGGGTTCAAACTCTCACCACTTGTACCCAATTCAATCGTGCCACCTTGGTAATCTTTGATCACTTGTGGTTTCACATTTGCTCCTGAAGCATCAGGAGCGGTATCCATATGCGCTACAAAACCAATAGCAGGAACCGCGTAATCAACATTAGACGGCAGCTTCGCCATCAAATACCCATTTTTGTCTAAAGAGACGTCCGCTAATCCCAATGCGACCAATTCTGATTTTAAGACTTCAGCAAACGTATTTTGCCCCGGAGAACTTGGGCACTGCTGATTAGAGGGATCGGATTTAGTATCAAAAGTAACGTAATTCAGGAAACGTTCTACAAGCTTTTCCATAATTCATCTCACCATGGATTAAGTAATTGATTTACTGACCTAATTGTTATCTAAAAAAACGATGTAGTCTTCGATAAATACAAACACAAAGTCAGTAGCGAGGTTTTTCATCTTACGCCCCTGACCATCTGTGTAATTGCTCTAAATCATTATTGAGCGAAATTAAATAAGCCGCCTATACTGTAAAAAGAGGGTTTCGTCAGTTACACCTTGCACAGGGATGATAAACGATGACTTTGTACGCATTCTACGCCCTTCGCTCTCAGCCTAAAAAAAGTACAAAGTGGATGATGATCACAATTTATCCTTGATGCAGAATCTGTCATACGTTACACGGAGACACAGTTATGACGATTAATAAGTATTTCATTTTCTCTCCTCAAGCCTCTGAGGAAACGCTTCAACCAGTATTAACTGAGAAAGAAGTTCAAAGGCAGGAAGCTCTAAGACAGGCGCAGGCCCAAGGCGGGCTTGATACAAACGCTGCCTCTTAACTTAAGTTATACGACGTACCAATTTATAGTACCCCCAACAAATGAGCTCTACTTCTCTATGTCGTAGAGCTTTTTTTATGCTTGCCGATTTATTATCCATAAACCTTGGTACTGACCGAGTAAAGCAAACTCGCAACGCAAAAAAACGCCTGACTAAACCCACCAAAGCCATACCTTGTCGTGTCATTTTGTGCTAATAATTCATATTCGTTTTCATTCCTCACTCGCCCCTTTCAAAAACTATAACGCGAGTACCAGAGAACTTAACCACAGGAATCCCGAATTCAATGGAATACTCAAAACTAGGAAGTAGTCAAATTCCCGTTTCCCGAATCTGTCTAGGTAGCATGACTTGGGGGCTGCAAAATACTCAACAACAAGCTGACCAACAAATCGAATACGCACTAAGCCAAGGTATTAACTTTATTGATACCGCAGAGATGTACGCGGTGCCACCTTCACCTGACACTTACGGTAAAACAGAAGCGATTATCGGTAATTGGTTATCGCGTAATCCGCAGCGTCGCCAAGAATTAATCATCGCGAGTAAAATTGCCGGACCTGGACTTCCTTGGGTTCGAGATGGTGGTCCAATAACCGGTGAAGCCGTGATCGCAGCCGTTGACGCGTCATTAAAACGCCTACAAACAGACTATATCGACCTTTACCAACTTCATTGGCCAAATCGGACAACGCCTCACTTTGGTAAACATTTCCCAAATCATATTCGATTCAGCGATATCGACAGAAAACAACATGAAGCAGAGATGTTAGAAATCCTACAAGCATTAGCTAGCTGTATTAAGGCGGGTAAAATTCGCCATGTCGGGCTTTCAGATGATTCCACTTGGGGCATTAACACATACCTCAAGCTAAGCGAAAAGCATGATTTGCCGCGTATGGTCTCTATACAAAATGAATTTAGCCTGCTGCACGCAAAAGATTGGCCATATCTAATTGAGAACTGTGTGCATGAAGGTGTCGCTTATCTACCATGGTCACCTTTAGCTGCAGGCATGTTGAGTGGAAAGTACATCGATGGCGCAAGACCGGAAGGTAGCCGTTGGACTTACATGCAACGTAAAGGCATCTTCCGTGATACTGAAACTGCCAATGAAGCGGTTAAAGGCTATGTTGAAGTGGCGAACGCACACGGGTTTACACCGAGCCAACTTGCATTAGCATGGTGTAATCAAGTTGATGGTGTCACCTCCACAATTATTGGTGCAACCACCATGGAACAACTGAAAGAAAACGTAGCAGCTTTCAGCAAGCCTCTATCAGAAGAGATACTCACTGATATCAACACAGTGTTTAAGCGCTACCCTGTTCCATATTAAGCTATAAGTTCACCTAGCCTTCTCAGTTCAGCTTAATCTTAAGCAAGTAAATCAGATAAGAGCGCGCTATTTAGTGCGCTTTTCTTTTTTAAGTTGGTTGCTTTTTAGTGGATCGCATGAGTTATCACGCTTTTGGTTCTCCAACCTTTGCTCTATAATGCGCGGGCTTATATCTAGGATAAAAACATGATTTCAAAAAACCAATTAAAACTCCTTCGTGCTTTGGGCCAAAAGAAACAACGTAAAGCCCACGGCCAGTTTCTAGTTCAAGGTGAAAAGAACGTTCTTGAGCTGTTCAATAGTGACTTAGTTGTTAAGAACGTCTTTGCTACGGCTGATTTCTTATCTGAAAATCACGCATCACTATTTGAGTTTGATTGTGTTGAAGCTTCACTGGATGACCTAACCAAAGCAAGT
The Vibrio cyclitrophicus DNA segment above includes these coding regions:
- a CDS encoding efflux RND transporter periplasmic adaptor subunit; protein product: MRKKLILTALASSLFLAGCGQDAQNTNQAPLPLVAVQDVSVISHQQSKSYIGRIEAVEDTAIIAQVSGYLQSRHFKEGQMVEKGQLLYSIEPSSFEAEVASAKASVAQANANLKKAELDFNRGKNLLPKGSISQSEFDALTASLLGSQAQLEASHAQLNAANVQLSHTKIVAPFSGRISDTKVSKGDLVSPSSGVLTTLVSLDPIHASFSISERERIELGMDRIEGDGSSDSARVEVEIVLESGEVFEHLGQLDFLGNRINLNTGTIAMRAIADNPAQQLLPGQHVRVDLRDKQSIDVVTIPRRAVQTDLEGDFVMVLVEGEATPVAERRNIEMGRQVEGGVIVHSGLEKGDAVITQGLQRVRNGMSVRIQPSAAEQAE
- a CDS encoding dCMP deaminase family protein, whose product is MISKWAKRFYQMAELVGSWSKDPSTQVGAVITKHNRIVSVGFNGYPHGVSDSADTDDREMKYLKTLHAEENAILFAKRDLDSCEIWVTHFPCPNCAAKIIQTGISAVHCPEQSEDFLSRWGDKIKVSQDMFEQAGVTVDWLPLADLD
- a CDS encoding mechanosensitive ion channel family protein; the encoded protein is MEKMWQVIDFLLAHKFIFSALIICIILIIRRITLSRIRGDVAFLSEDQRNWMSRTKNGTFAVIVFTMFVLWKPEISEFALSVTAIAVAIVVASKEIILCFTGSIQRASSRSFRIGDWIEVGKISGEVIEHNLMATVIQEIDLYHGQYHFTGKTATLPNSMFFTYPVKNLNFMKRYVYHNFFVTVKDFVNLYPMVPDLIVKIEEHCEEFIDVARRYNGVIEKHAGVDLPGSEPHIHITSSSTGEQEVHFMIFCPTEKAVHLEQDIRKDFMEAYALEFPASA
- a CDS encoding DM13 domain-containing protein — translated: MKKLVLLCTHLAVGAVGFGLGVYALPILIEPDSPSSSSVEAISQQAIYTGEFSKDRQDSDFLHWGEGIVSVSESAIAFEGELAPGPDYKVYLSPKFIETEQAFNESKIELLRVGDVKTFDRFMVNLPESTDLNRFNTVVIWCETFGQFITSAKIK
- the pepT gene encoding peptidase T, which produces MEKLVERFLNYVTFDTKSDPSNQQCPSSPGQNTFAEVLKSELVALGLADVSLDKNGYLMAKLPSNVDYAVPAIGFVAHMDTAPDASGANVKPQVIKDYQGGTIELGTSGESLNPSQYSDLDGLHGHDLITTDGTTLLGADNKAGIAEIISAIAHLKANPDIKHGDICIGFTPDEEIGRGANLFDVEKFGAEWAYTIDGGPVGELEFENFNATSADVICHGVNVHPGTAKGKMVNSMNIAAQFQLMMPAQDTPECTEGYEGFYHLKSAEMGVARSELGYIIRDFEREGVEARKTFMQQKVDELNERLEKGSVELVLTDSYFNMKEMVEPHQHIIELAKQAMIECDVEPMIKPIRGGTDGARLSFMGLPCPNIFTGGYNFHGIHEFITIQGMEQAVKVIVELSQRTATHYQK
- a CDS encoding aldo/keto reductase; this translates as MTWGLQNTQQQADQQIEYALSQGINFIDTAEMYAVPPSPDTYGKTEAIIGNWLSRNPQRRQELIIASKIAGPGLPWVRDGGPITGEAVIAAVDASLKRLQTDYIDLYQLHWPNRTTPHFGKHFPNHIRFSDIDRKQHEAEMLEILQALASCIKAGKIRHVGLSDDSTWGINTYLKLSEKHDLPRMVSIQNEFSLLHAKDWPYLIENCVHEGVAYLPWSPLAAGMLSGKYIDGARPEGSRWTYMQRKGIFRDTETANEAVKGYVEVANAHGFTPSQLALAWCNQVDGVTSTIIGATTMEQLKENVAAFSKPLSEEILTDINTVFKRYPVPY